A genomic stretch from Streptomyces venezuelae ATCC 10712 includes:
- a CDS encoding EamA family transporter produces MRPAHLALAALVAAVWGVNFVVIEIGLDHFPPLLFSALRFLVAALPAVFLVGRPTVAWKWILAVGLVLGVAKFGLLFTGMDLGAPAGLSSLVLQVQAVFTALFAFAALGERPGRLKLAGMAVALAGIAVAAADEGGTGSLTGFALVIGAAACWGVSNVLTRKASPPDALNFMVWVSTVPVLPLLALSLLLEGPERDLAALRGLDPAGAGVIVYVAWITTVFGFGAWGWLLRRYPASSVAPFSLLVPVFGMSSAALFLGEGVSPARWGAAALLVGGVALTSLAPGRRTGGNSVADPAPVPVSSSGRALSEERPA; encoded by the coding sequence ATGCGCCCCGCCCACCTCGCCCTCGCCGCCCTGGTCGCCGCCGTCTGGGGAGTCAACTTCGTCGTCATCGAGATCGGCCTCGACCACTTCCCGCCGCTGCTCTTCTCCGCCCTCCGGTTCCTCGTCGCCGCACTCCCCGCCGTCTTCCTGGTGGGCCGGCCGACCGTGGCCTGGAAGTGGATCCTGGCGGTCGGACTCGTCCTGGGCGTCGCCAAGTTCGGACTGCTCTTCACCGGCATGGACCTCGGCGCCCCCGCCGGACTCTCCTCCCTCGTCCTCCAGGTCCAGGCCGTCTTTACCGCCCTCTTCGCCTTCGCCGCCCTCGGCGAACGCCCCGGCCGGCTCAAGCTCGCGGGCATGGCCGTCGCCCTCGCGGGCATCGCCGTGGCCGCGGCGGACGAGGGCGGGACCGGGTCCCTCACCGGCTTCGCCCTGGTCATCGGCGCGGCGGCCTGCTGGGGCGTGTCCAACGTCCTCACCCGCAAGGCCTCCCCGCCCGACGCCCTCAACTTCATGGTCTGGGTCAGCACCGTGCCCGTCCTGCCGCTGCTCGCCCTCTCCCTCCTCCTGGAGGGCCCGGAGCGCGACCTGGCGGCCCTGCGCGGCCTCGACCCGGCCGGCGCCGGCGTCATCGTCTACGTCGCCTGGATCACCACCGTCTTCGGCTTCGGCGCCTGGGGCTGGCTGCTCCGCCGCTACCCGGCCTCGTCCGTCGCCCCCTTCTCCCTCCTCGTCCCCGTCTTCGGCATGTCCTCCGCCGCGCTCTTCCTGGGCGAGGGCGTGAGCCCGGCCCGCTGGGGCGCGGCGGCACTGCTCGTCGGGGGAGTGGCCCTGACCTCCTTGGCGCCCGGCCGCAGGACCGGCGGGAATTCCGTGGCGGACCCGGCCCCCGTGCCCGTATCGTCCTCCGGTCGCGCCCTCAGCGAGGAAAGGCCCGCATGA
- a CDS encoding LysR family transcriptional regulator, translated as MLDLGRLRALHAVAVHGSVGAAATALGYTPSAVSQQIAKLERETRTTLLERSGRGVRLTDDAHQLAATARQLLALVEEAEVRIEERRGRPAGRLAIGCFASAARGLMPRALAELARLHPDVDARLTEVDPHVSIDLVARGVIDLAVAHDWDIAPLPVPPGVEQAVIGDDLCDILVHRDHPLAARESVRREELAAERWISQPPGTVCHDWLTRTLRATGFEPLIVHQAEENHTQVALVAAGLGIALVPRLGRGALPPEVVPVRLDPMPTRRLHAMWRTGAARRPAIRETVRTLQELWPGIAAVGDSCAGP; from the coding sequence GTGCTGGATCTCGGCCGTCTGCGCGCCCTGCACGCCGTCGCCGTCCACGGCAGTGTCGGCGCCGCCGCCACCGCCCTCGGCTACACGCCGTCCGCGGTCTCCCAGCAGATCGCGAAGCTGGAGCGGGAGACCCGCACGACCCTGCTCGAACGCAGCGGCCGGGGCGTCCGGCTCACCGACGACGCCCATCAACTCGCCGCCACCGCGCGGCAGCTGCTCGCGCTCGTCGAGGAGGCGGAGGTCCGGATCGAGGAGCGGCGCGGCCGGCCGGCCGGGCGGCTGGCGATCGGCTGTTTCGCGAGCGCGGCGCGCGGTCTGATGCCCCGGGCGCTCGCGGAGCTCGCCCGGCTCCACCCGGACGTCGACGCCCGCCTCACCGAGGTGGACCCGCACGTGTCGATCGACCTGGTGGCGCGGGGCGTGATCGACCTGGCGGTGGCGCACGACTGGGACATCGCCCCGCTGCCGGTGCCGCCGGGGGTGGAGCAGGCGGTGATCGGCGACGATCTGTGCGACATCCTCGTCCACCGGGACCATCCGCTGGCGGCGCGGGAGTCGGTGCGCCGGGAGGAGCTGGCGGCGGAGCGGTGGATTTCGCAGCCGCCGGGGACGGTGTGCCACGACTGGCTGACGCGGACGCTGCGGGCGACCGGTTTCGAGCCGCTGATCGTGCATCAGGCGGAGGAGAACCACACCCAGGTGGCGCTGGTGGCGGCCGGTCTGGGGATCGCGCTGGTGCCGCGCCTCGGGCGGGGGGCGCTGCCGCCGGAGGTGGTGCCGGTGCGGCTCGACCCGATGCCGACGCGCCGGCTGCACGCCATGTGGCGGACCGGGGCGGCGCGGCGCCCGGCGATCCGGGAGACGGTCCGTACGCTCCAGGAACTCTGGCCCGGGATCGCCGCCGTGGGTGATTCGTGCGCGGGTCCTTGA
- a CDS encoding glycoside hydrolase family 3 protein yields MHHRAPAPSRRTLLTVTAAAAAAAVTGFATPAHAGQDRHDDRKLRRIIDRMSLEEKVGQLFVMRVYGHSATAPDQADIDANLQDIGVRTAAELVERYHVGGVIYFSWAHNTRDPRQIAELSNGIQQAALAQPTPVPALISTDQEHGIVCRVGEPAALLPGAMALGAGGSRADARRAAQIAGEELAAVGIRQNYAPVADVNVNPANPVIGVRSFGSDPAAVAGLVAAQVTGYQRAGVAATSKHFPGHGDTTVDSHVGLPTISHTRAQWSELDAPPFRSAIAAGIDSIMTAHIVVPALDPSGDPATLSRPILTGILREELGYDGVVVTDSLGMEGVRTRYGDERVPVLALKAGVDQLLNPPKLDVAWNAVLRAVRDGELTEARLDESILRILRLKAKLGLFRRAYVSRAGVDRVVGSAAHLAQADRIAEATTTLLRNEGGFLPLNPARHGSVLVVGADPASPSGTTGPPTTTLATALTELGFTATALSTGISPTAARIEEAVAAAAGKDVVVVGTYNVTGASPQRTLVARLVATGVPVVTVAIRNPYDIAWLEGQRATLATYSWTDVELRAAVRVLAGRARPRGRLPVPVQDAEEPAKVLHPVGYGLSYR; encoded by the coding sequence GTGCACCACCGCGCCCCCGCCCCCTCCCGACGCACCCTCCTCACGGTGACCGCCGCCGCGGCAGCGGCCGCCGTCACCGGGTTCGCCACCCCCGCCCACGCCGGGCAGGACCGGCACGACGACCGGAAGCTCCGGCGGATCATCGACCGCATGTCCCTCGAGGAGAAGGTCGGCCAGCTCTTCGTGATGCGGGTGTACGGCCACTCCGCGACCGCCCCCGACCAGGCCGACATCGACGCCAACCTCCAGGACATCGGCGTCCGCACCGCCGCCGAGCTGGTCGAGCGCTACCACGTGGGCGGCGTCATCTACTTCTCCTGGGCCCACAACACCCGCGACCCGCGGCAGATCGCCGAGCTCTCCAACGGCATCCAGCAGGCCGCGCTCGCCCAGCCCACGCCGGTCCCCGCGCTGATCTCCACCGACCAGGAGCACGGCATCGTCTGCCGGGTCGGCGAGCCCGCCGCCCTGCTGCCCGGGGCGATGGCCCTCGGCGCCGGCGGTTCGCGGGCGGACGCCCGCAGGGCCGCGCAGATCGCGGGCGAGGAGCTCGCGGCCGTCGGCATCCGGCAGAACTACGCGCCGGTCGCGGACGTCAACGTCAACCCGGCCAACCCGGTCATCGGCGTCCGCTCCTTCGGCTCGGACCCGGCGGCCGTCGCCGGCCTGGTCGCCGCGCAGGTCACGGGGTACCAGCGGGCCGGGGTCGCGGCCACCTCCAAGCACTTCCCCGGGCACGGCGACACCACCGTCGACAGCCATGTCGGACTGCCGACGATCAGCCACACGCGGGCGCAGTGGAGCGAGCTGGACGCGCCGCCGTTCCGGTCCGCGATCGCCGCCGGGATCGACTCGATCATGACCGCGCACATCGTGGTCCCGGCGCTCGACCCGAGCGGGGACCCGGCGACGCTGTCCCGGCCGATCCTCACCGGCATCCTCCGCGAGGAGCTGGGCTACGACGGCGTCGTGGTCACCGACTCGCTCGGGATGGAGGGGGTGCGCACCCGGTACGGCGACGAGCGCGTCCCGGTCCTCGCCCTGAAGGCCGGGGTGGACCAGCTGCTGAACCCGCCGAAGCTCGACGTGGCGTGGAACGCGGTCCTGAGGGCGGTGCGGGACGGCGAGCTGACGGAGGCCCGGCTCGACGAATCGATCCTGCGGATCCTGCGGCTCAAGGCGAAGCTCGGTCTGTTCCGGCGGGCGTACGTCAGCCGGGCGGGCGTCGACCGGGTGGTCGGCAGCGCCGCGCACCTCGCCCAGGCCGACCGGATCGCCGAGGCGACCACGACGCTGCTGCGCAACGAGGGCGGGTTCCTGCCGCTGAACCCGGCACGCCACGGTTCGGTCCTCGTCGTCGGCGCCGACCCGGCGTCCCCGTCCGGTACGACGGGTCCGCCGACGACCACCCTCGCGACCGCCCTGACGGAGCTCGGCTTCACCGCGACCGCGCTGTCCACCGGGATCAGCCCGACGGCGGCGCGGATCGAGGAGGCGGTGGCGGCGGCCGCCGGCAAGGACGTCGTCGTGGTGGGCACGTACAACGTCACGGGGGCGAGCCCGCAGCGCACGCTCGTGGCGCGGCTGGTGGCGACCGGGGTGCCGGTGGTGACGGTGGCGATCCGCAACCCGTACGACATCGCCTGGCTGGAGGGTCAGCGGGCGACCCTCGCCACGTACTCCTGGACCGATGTCGAACTCCGCGCCGCCGTACGGGTCCTGGCGGGCCGGGCCCGCCCGAGGGGCCGGCTGCCGGTCCCGGTGCAGGACGCCGAGGAGCCGGCGAAGGTGCTCCACCCGGTCGGGTACGGACTGTCGTACCGCTGA
- a CDS encoding S28 family serine protease, which produces MRKSLRWALSLSVLIGTVAPTGVATAADTDTDSTAVVDSQSTDIKDRILAIPGMSLIEEKPYAGYRFFVLNYKQPIDHRRPWAGTFDQRISVLHKDTGRPTVFRTSGYSLSTTPSRAEPTRIVDGNQVSMEYRFFTPSRPQPADWSKLDIWQAASDQHRIFTALKKIYGQKWLSTGASKGGMTATYFERFYPRDMDGVVAYVAPNDVVNNEDSAYDRFFETVGTKECRDRLNNLQREALVRRAPLEAKYQAWAESEGATFNTVGTLDKAFEAVVLDFVWGFWQYYGEDVCDQIPDAKTASDDVVYETIDAYSGWSAYTDQGLEGYTPYYYQAATQLGSPTIKQPHLKGLSRYGYQPARNFVPREIPMKFQPHAMRDVDSWVRNNANKMLFVYGGNDPWGSEKFHLGKGARDSYVYVAPGANHGANVAGLVDAERENATARILAWAGVPAPAVQAAQPLARFDARLDRQVDEDATKEHGLRP; this is translated from the coding sequence ATGCGCAAGTCGCTGAGATGGGCGCTGTCGCTTTCGGTGCTCATAGGCACCGTGGCACCGACCGGCGTGGCTACCGCCGCGGACACGGACACGGACAGCACGGCCGTCGTCGACTCGCAGAGCACGGACATCAAGGACCGCATCCTGGCGATCCCCGGGATGAGCCTGATCGAGGAGAAGCCGTACGCCGGCTACCGCTTCTTCGTCCTGAACTACAAGCAGCCGATCGACCACCGGCGCCCGTGGGCCGGCACGTTCGACCAGCGGATCTCCGTCCTGCACAAGGACACCGGCCGCCCGACCGTCTTCCGCACCAGCGGCTACTCGCTGAGCACCACGCCGAGCCGGGCCGAGCCGACGCGGATCGTCGACGGCAACCAGGTCTCCATGGAGTACCGCTTCTTCACGCCGTCCCGCCCGCAGCCCGCCGACTGGTCGAAGCTCGACATCTGGCAGGCGGCCAGCGACCAGCACCGGATCTTCACGGCGCTGAAGAAGATCTACGGCCAGAAGTGGCTCTCCACCGGAGCGTCGAAGGGCGGCATGACCGCCACCTACTTCGAGCGCTTCTATCCGCGGGACATGGACGGCGTCGTCGCCTACGTCGCCCCGAACGACGTGGTCAACAACGAGGACTCGGCCTACGACCGGTTCTTCGAGACCGTCGGCACCAAGGAGTGCCGCGACCGCCTGAACAACCTCCAGCGCGAGGCCCTCGTCCGCCGCGCGCCCCTGGAGGCCAAGTACCAGGCGTGGGCCGAGTCGGAGGGCGCCACCTTCAACACGGTCGGCACGCTCGACAAGGCCTTCGAGGCCGTCGTCCTCGACTTCGTGTGGGGCTTCTGGCAGTACTACGGCGAGGACGTCTGCGACCAGATCCCGGACGCGAAGACCGCCAGCGACGACGTCGTCTACGAGACGATCGACGCCTACTCCGGCTGGTCCGCCTACACCGACCAGGGCCTGGAGGGCTACACGCCGTACTACTACCAGGCGGCGACCCAGCTCGGCTCGCCCACCATCAAGCAGCCGCACCTGAAGGGCCTCAGCCGCTACGGCTACCAGCCCGCGCGGAACTTCGTGCCGCGCGAGATCCCGATGAAGTTCCAGCCGCACGCCATGCGTGACGTGGACAGCTGGGTCCGCAACAACGCGAACAAGATGCTCTTCGTGTACGGCGGCAACGACCCGTGGGGCTCCGAGAAGTTCCACCTCGGCAAGGGCGCGCGCGACAGCTACGTGTACGTGGCGCCGGGCGCCAACCACGGGGCGAACGTCGCCGGGCTCGTCGACGCGGAGCGGGAGAACGCCACCGCCCGCATCCTCGCCTGGGCGGGCGTCCCCGCGCCGGCCGTCCAGGCGGCGCAGCCGCTGGCCCGCTTCGACGCGCGCCTCGACCGGCAGGTCGACGAGGACGCGACGAAGGAGCACGGTCTGCGGCCGTAA
- a CDS encoding ABC transporter ATP-binding protein, translating to MAAVGEKQQGWARRLAGYAWRYKANTLLALGSSLLGMAVLALVPLVTKVIIDDVIGTKTRDLAVWTGLLIGAAVLVYALTYVRRYYGGRLALDVQHDLRTDMFATITRLDGRRQDELSTGQVVGRATSDLQLIQGLLFMLPMTVGNILLFLISLGVMAWLSLPLTLVALAVAPALWFIAKRSRTRLHPATWHAQQQAAVVAGVVDGAVTGVRVVKGFGQEDQETGKIREAGRKLFAGRLRTIRLNSKYTPALQAVPALGQVAVLALGGWLAYRGQITLGTFVAFSSYLASLVGPVRMLAMVLTVGQQARAGVERVLDLVDTEPVIKDGTKELPADAPATVEFDDVSFAYDEGRPVLDRFSLEIRAGETVAVVGASGSGKSTVSLLLPRFYDVTHGAVLVGGHDVRELTLDSLRAAVGLVPEDSFLFSDTVRANIAYGLPDATQEQIETAARAAQADRFIAELPDGYDTKVGEHGLTLSGGQRQRVALARAILTDPRLLLLDDATSAVDAKVEHEIHEALKSVMAGRTTLLIAHRRSTLGLADRIAVLEDGRLADIGTYAELEERSPLFRRLLTDPDELGGVSPGHVTPTEVPEDRGLRAELDAEFDAERGITPTLWVRDETAAPESAAPGATPELLAAVEALPPATDTPGIDEGRAVSPEESYGLRRLLRGFGLPLLISLGLVALDAGAGLLLPVLIRHGIDEGVNRLAIGAVWAASALALVTVLVQWVAQTAETRMTGRTGERVLYALRLKIFAQLQRLGLDYYERELTGRIMTRMTTDVDALSTFLQTGLVTAFVSVVTFFGIMVALLVLDLQLALVVFATLPVLAVATYYFRRSSVKAYELARERISVVNADLQESVSGLRIVQAFRREHSGAARFAERSDHYREARVRGQWLISVYFPFVTLLSSAAAAAVMIVGANRIEAGTLTTGALVAYLLYIDLFFAPVQQLSQVFDGYQQAAVSLKRMQELLQEPTSTAAAPAPLDVLSLRGEIAFEDVSFAYGGEDGAPQGETALTGIDLRIPAGQTVAFVGETGAGKSTLVKLVARFYDPTGGRVTADGTDLRDLDLTAYRHRLGVVPQEAYLFAGTIRDAIAYGRPEASDAEVEAAARAVGAHDMIATLDGGYLHEVAERGRNLSAGQRQLIALARAELVDPDILLLDEATAALDLATEAQVNAATDRVAGRRTTLVVAHRLTTAARADRVVVMDHGRVAEDGSHEELLALGGRYAALWRTFVGESAEEEEPERV from the coding sequence GTGGCGGCGGTCGGGGAAAAACAGCAGGGCTGGGCGCGCAGGCTGGCCGGGTACGCGTGGCGGTACAAGGCGAACACGCTGCTCGCGCTCGGGTCCTCGCTGCTCGGCATGGCCGTGCTCGCGCTCGTGCCGCTGGTCACCAAGGTGATCATCGACGACGTCATCGGGACGAAGACCCGGGACCTCGCCGTCTGGACCGGGCTCCTCATCGGAGCCGCCGTCCTCGTCTACGCCCTCACCTACGTCCGTCGCTACTACGGCGGACGGCTCGCGCTCGACGTCCAGCACGATCTGCGGACCGACATGTTCGCCACGATCACCCGGCTCGACGGGCGGCGGCAGGACGAGCTGTCCACCGGACAGGTCGTCGGGCGGGCCACCAGCGACCTCCAGCTGATCCAGGGCCTGCTCTTCATGCTCCCGATGACCGTCGGGAACATCCTGCTCTTCCTCATCTCGCTGGGCGTCATGGCCTGGCTGTCCCTCCCGCTCACCCTGGTCGCCCTCGCCGTCGCCCCCGCCCTCTGGTTCATCGCCAAGCGGAGCCGCACCCGCCTCCACCCCGCCACCTGGCACGCCCAGCAGCAGGCCGCCGTCGTCGCCGGGGTCGTCGACGGGGCCGTGACCGGCGTCCGGGTCGTCAAGGGCTTCGGCCAGGAGGACCAGGAGACCGGCAAGATCCGGGAGGCCGGGCGGAAGCTGTTCGCCGGGCGGCTGCGGACGATCCGGCTGAACTCGAAGTACACCCCGGCCCTCCAGGCGGTGCCCGCCCTCGGCCAGGTCGCCGTCCTCGCCCTCGGCGGCTGGCTCGCCTACCGGGGCCAGATCACCCTCGGCACCTTCGTCGCCTTCTCCTCGTACCTGGCCTCGCTCGTCGGCCCGGTCCGCATGCTCGCGATGGTCCTCACCGTCGGCCAGCAGGCCCGGGCCGGTGTCGAGCGGGTCCTCGACCTCGTCGACACCGAGCCCGTCATCAAGGACGGGACCAAGGAGCTGCCCGCGGACGCGCCCGCGACCGTCGAGTTCGACGACGTCTCCTTCGCGTACGACGAGGGCAGGCCGGTCCTCGACCGCTTCTCGCTGGAGATCCGGGCCGGCGAGACCGTCGCCGTCGTCGGCGCCTCCGGCTCCGGCAAGTCCACCGTCTCCCTCCTCCTCCCGCGCTTCTACGACGTCACCCACGGCGCCGTCCTCGTCGGCGGCCACGACGTCCGCGAGCTCACCCTCGACTCCCTGCGCGCGGCCGTCGGCCTGGTCCCCGAGGACTCGTTCCTCTTCTCCGACACCGTCCGCGCCAACATCGCGTACGGCCTCCCGGACGCCACCCAGGAGCAGATCGAGACCGCCGCCCGCGCCGCCCAGGCGGACCGTTTCATCGCCGAGCTGCCCGACGGGTACGACACCAAGGTCGGCGAGCACGGCCTCACCCTCTCCGGCGGCCAGCGCCAGCGCGTCGCCCTCGCCCGCGCGATCCTCACCGACCCCCGGCTGCTCCTCCTCGACGACGCCACCTCCGCCGTCGACGCCAAGGTCGAGCACGAGATCCACGAGGCCCTGAAGTCGGTGATGGCGGGCCGTACGACCCTGCTCATCGCGCACCGCCGCTCCACCCTCGGCCTCGCCGACCGGATCGCCGTCCTGGAGGACGGCCGGCTCGCCGACATCGGCACCTACGCCGAGCTGGAGGAACGCTCCCCGCTCTTCCGCCGGCTGCTCACCGACCCCGACGAGCTCGGCGGCGTCTCGCCCGGCCACGTCACCCCCACCGAGGTGCCCGAGGACCGCGGTCTGCGGGCCGAACTGGACGCCGAGTTCGACGCCGAGCGCGGGATCACCCCCACCCTGTGGGTACGGGACGAGACCGCCGCGCCGGAGAGCGCCGCGCCCGGCGCCACCCCCGAGCTGCTGGCCGCCGTCGAGGCCCTGCCGCCCGCCACCGACACCCCCGGCATCGACGAGGGCCGCGCGGTCTCGCCCGAGGAGAGCTACGGCCTGCGCCGGCTGCTCCGCGGCTTCGGCCTGCCGCTGCTCATCAGCCTCGGTCTGGTCGCCCTCGACGCGGGCGCCGGCCTGCTGCTGCCGGTCCTGATCCGGCACGGCATCGACGAGGGCGTGAACCGGCTCGCGATCGGCGCCGTGTGGGCGGCCTCCGCGCTCGCCCTGGTGACCGTGCTCGTGCAGTGGGTGGCGCAGACCGCCGAGACCCGGATGACCGGCCGCACCGGCGAGCGGGTCCTCTACGCGCTGCGCCTGAAGATCTTCGCGCAGCTCCAGCGGCTCGGTCTCGACTACTACGAGCGGGAGCTCACCGGCCGGATCATGACCCGGATGACCACGGACGTGGACGCCCTGTCCACCTTCCTGCAGACGGGCCTGGTCACCGCCTTCGTCTCGGTCGTGACCTTCTTCGGGATCATGGTCGCGCTGCTCGTCCTCGACCTCCAGCTCGCCCTGGTCGTCTTCGCGACCCTGCCGGTCCTCGCCGTGGCCACGTACTACTTCCGCCGCTCCAGCGTGAAGGCGTACGAGCTGGCGCGCGAGCGGATCAGCGTCGTCAACGCCGACCTCCAGGAGTCCGTCTCCGGCCTCCGGATCGTGCAGGCCTTCCGCCGCGAGCACTCCGGCGCCGCCCGGTTCGCCGAGCGCAGCGACCACTACCGTGAGGCCCGCGTCCGGGGCCAGTGGCTGATCTCGGTCTACTTCCCGTTCGTCACCCTGCTCTCCTCGGCCGCGGCCGCCGCCGTCATGATCGTCGGCGCGAACCGCATCGAGGCCGGCACCCTCACCACCGGCGCGCTCGTCGCCTACCTGCTCTACATCGACCTGTTCTTCGCCCCCGTGCAGCAGCTCTCGCAGGTCTTCGACGGCTACCAGCAGGCCGCCGTCTCGCTGAAGCGGATGCAGGAGCTCCTCCAGGAGCCGACCTCGACGGCCGCCGCGCCCGCACCCCTTGACGTGCTGTCGCTGCGCGGCGAGATCGCCTTCGAGGACGTCTCCTTCGCGTACGGCGGGGAGGACGGCGCCCCGCAGGGCGAGACCGCCCTGACCGGCATCGACCTGCGCATCCCGGCCGGGCAGACCGTCGCGTTCGTCGGCGAGACCGGCGCGGGCAAGTCCACCCTGGTCAAGCTGGTCGCCCGGTTCTACGACCCGACGGGCGGCCGGGTCACCGCCGACGGCACCGACCTGCGGGACCTCGACCTCACCGCGTACCGGCACCGGCTCGGCGTCGTCCCGCAGGAGGCGTACCTCTTCGCCGGCACGATCCGTGACGCCATCGCGTACGGCCGTCCCGAGGCGAGCGACGCGGAGGTGGAGGCGGCGGCCCGCGCGGTCGGCGCCCACGACATGATCGCCACCCTCGACGGCGGCTACCTCCACGAGGTCGCCGAGCGGGGCCGTAACCTCTCGGCCGGTCAGCGCCAGCTCATCGCCCTCGCCCGGGCCGAGCTCGTCGACCCGGACATCCTGCTGCTCGACGAGGCCACGGCCGCCCTCGACCTGGCCACCGAGGCGCAGGTCAACGCCGCCACCGACCGCGTCGCCGGACGCCGCACCACCCTGGTCGTCGCCCACCGCCTCACCACCGCCGCCCGCGCGGACCGGGTGGTCGTCATGGACCACGGCCGGGTCGCGGAGGACGGCAGCCACGAGGAGCTCCTCGCCCTGGGCGGCCGGTACGCGGCGCTGTGGCGGACCTTCGTCGGCGAGAGCGCCGAGGAGGAGGAGCCGGAGCGGGTGTGA